Proteins co-encoded in one Octopus sinensis linkage group LG6, ASM634580v1, whole genome shotgun sequence genomic window:
- the LOC115213531 gene encoding zinc finger protein 100-like: MRKYIKMMEDMIDTRERPFHCDICDKRFLRITHLTEHIRTHTGAKPYSCEVCGKGFLYISHLTEHIRTHTGDKSFSCEICGKAFARKDCLRNHKATHSNEKPHHCEICGKAFTKKYYLRNHQAIHSVEKTHYCEICGKAFTCRGYLSKHKLVHTGQRPYKCDTCGKEFLQNANLKTHKLTHTGVKPYPCETCTKTFSSKSDLKKHELVHTGEKPFHCEICGKAFSIKSNLKKHKFIHIKETLAQ, translated from the coding sequence ATGAGAAAATATATCAAGATGATGGAGGACATGATAGATACACGGGAGAGACCgtttcactgtgatatttgtgataaaagaTTTTTACGGATAACTCATTTGACTGAACATATACGGACTCACACGGGAGCAAAACCATACAGCTGTGAGGTTTGTGGGAAagggtttttatatatttcacactTAACCGAACATATTCGAACTCACACAGGAGATAAATCGTTCTcttgtgaaatttgtgggaaggctTTTGCAAGGAAAGATTGTCTACGTAATCACAAGGCAACTCACTCCAATGAGAAACCACACCACTGTGAAATTTGTGGTAAAGCATTCACAAAGAAATATTACCTACGTAACCATCAAGCAATCCACAGTGTAGAAAAGACACActattgtgaaatctgtggtaaagcaTTCACATGTAGAGGCTACCTTTCAAAACATAAACTGGTTCACACAGGACAGAGACCTTATAAGTGTGACACATGTGGTAAAGAATTCTTACAAAACGCTAATTTAAAAACCCATAAATTAACTCATACAGGTGTAAAGCCCTATCCCTGTGAAACCTGTACTAAAACGTTTTCATCAAAAAGTGACTTAAAAAAGCATGAAttggttcatacaggagagaaaccattccactgtgaaatctgtggaaaaGCATTTTCAATTAAAAGTAATCTGAAGaaacataaatttattcatattaaaGAAACTTTGGCACAGTAA